TAGCCGGAAATTGGCAGGTGGCATTTTGGTTCACTCGGACGGTCCCCAATATCCACCGACATATTGTTATTTTCGTTCTTTGAATCAAGTCTGTCAGCTCTCTAGTGTTTGACTAATCGCTCCCACCTCACTATTTGCCCAAAGTATGCATTGCATGAATGGTGTGCCCATCGGGCCGATGTGCTGCGTTGACGGGACCATCCAACGCTTAAATGtggggaaaggagagagggggACAAAAGTTGAGAACTGATAGTGATTCAGATAACAGCGATAATTAGTCAAGGGCCAGGGGCTTAACTCTTTGGGTCCCACAACCGGTTCGTATCCGATCCGCTCACTTTGCCAGTCTTATCATGGCACGCGACCGTACACACCAAACCGTCTGCAGTTCCAGTCGCTGCTAGTGGGAAATGATTCTCTTCTGCATGAGATGACAAAAGGTCGATGAACTGTCAAAGTCTAACCGGAATCTGTGGGGAGAATAGCTTGTATGTCCGTGCGTTCGTTCATCGCGGACCCACGCCATCAACATCTATCCCGCGGGCAAGAAGACCACCGGCCTCCAAGGACAGCGTGTGCGGGGATCAGCACCACGATTGAAATTGGGTGCAGAACTTGGACGCAGCACCTATAATAGGTGCGATATGTTTGTTTGCCTGACAGATGGCGCAAGGAAAAAACCGAAGTGGGTTACAATCTCGTTCGGAGGACCGCTCCAATGCGAGACGGTCCATCGTAGCGTAGGTGACGGGTGGATACGTTGTTGTAAGGTCACGGTGACTAACGGTTGGCCACAGGTGTAATCGATGTCGCAACAGAAAGACCCGATGTGCTGGCAATCCACCGTATACATGTGCTGCATGCGAGGACGCCGGCCAAGTGTGTGTCTACTCCGAAGCTGAGAAGCGCGTTTCCATTCCCGAAAGGTACTGCACATGACTTGACAAATTACCAGGGCAGCTGACTGACTTGGATATCAAGTTACTATCGTCAACTCCAATCTCAAGCGCGGACTCAACTTCAAGCCCAGGCACAGACCCAGAACAATGTATCCCGTTCACAGGACAGCCGACAGTCTTCATTGTTCACTACTACTAGTCCTACTCAATCCACACCGTACACCAGTACCGAAGTACCTTTTGACCGTGATGACTGGTGGTATCAGGGCACCGATCATCTATTCCTGAATCGGTCGGGGGAACACCGTGCGTGGCCCTCAATTATAGATGCTCTGTCATGGTCTTGGCTAACATCCAGTAGAATTTGTCGGTGCATCGTCAGCCACCCATTTAGCGAAACGGTTGCATCCAACGTCGACTAATCTTGCGTGGGATGTCCGTCCTCTATATGACGATCCTTCATCACTCCGTCGGTCGGTGGCACGAGCACTTCCTCAACTGCCGCCCTTTGAATTCGCCAAACGGTTGTTCTGGGTCCAGTACGCCTATATTGGAACGATATTTTCTCTCATTCACCCGCAGGATTTTGAGGAACGACTGCAGGTTGTCTACAACCAACCGCCCGACTTCTCCAACCGAGAAGCATGCCTAGTTTACTGCCAAGTTTTGCTCGTCATAGCCTTTGGGCTCATGTACTCGGTGAACCAATGgtctggagatgatggccCACCGGGATTCAAGTATTTCAAACATGGTTTGCGCTTTTTACCGGACATCCATGAAGAAGGTTCCATATTCTTCGTGGAGGTCCTCTGCTATGTGGCGTATTATATGCAGAATCTCAACAGACGAGATGCTGCCTTCCTCTATGTGCGTCTAGCAAACCCTTTTCACACAATATCGACGCTGCTAACGTGGTTAACAGATAGGTCTTGCTCTCCGCATGGCGATCTCGCTGGGTCTCCATCAGGAGGTTTCGGACCCTGCGATCAGTGAAGATGACCGAAACCGTCGGCGCCGAGCCTGGTGGTCTGTGTACAGTCTGGATCGATTATTATCAGTGAAATCGGGAAATCCGATTACTATacaagatgaagacatcggAATTAAATGGCCGATTCCAGCCGAAGCTTCCCCGGCTGTCCCATGGCCATCAGTTGTGCTTACATATTATACCCAACTGTCAAGGATCTTAGGCAGAATCGGGGAAGGTGGGAAATCACCTTGTCCCAGTAAGGGATTGTCAGACTGACTTTGACACTAGAAATCTATCGTAAGAAACCTCGATCCGGCTCCAACTTATTAGCGTCCGTCCAGAGTATCACGAACGATTTGTCTGAGTGGTTGCGGCGTATACCCGACCGGCTGCGCATCGACTTTTCAGCCTTGGATACTCATATTAACCGCGAGTTGGTGTCGATCTTCTTACATTTTTACTCGTGCGTGAACATGACAGCTCGACCACTAGTCTTCTACGTCATTCAGCGGCGATTAGATGCCGAAGCCCGAGGTTCTGCTACCGAAGACTGGAAGGACGGACTGTCTCAGAATACAGTAGCTGTAATCGACAGCTGTATAACGGCAGCACGGGCTACCACAGTTATCATGGATGCCGCTGCGAAACATAATTTGGTCGGTGAGTAGACGTTGATTCGCTTTTCGAGATTACTAAAAACTGATGATGCGGACTGCCTAAAAGCTACATATGGCTATCTCGACGGGGAGTATATCTTCTCTGCTGCCCTCCTGTTGGTGATGGTTAATGCCGCATTCCCGCATAACGAAACAAATGCCCGAGCGATGGAGACGGCACTGAGTCTGCTTCGCGGCATGGCAGACCGTGGAAATACGTATCTCGGCTCGCGTCATTCGCTGTTACTCGAGCTGCAGTCCGCCATTGGTCCGAACCGTACGAGAGGAGAGGATGCTGTCCTCAAGGCTCCTGTCACTCCAGATAGTACGCAACAGCCAACACCATCCACGAACGTGGTTGAAGAGCAACCTCCAGCGGTGTCGCCGTGGCCACTGGAACAAGATCTACCAACGATGCGAGATATTACGTTTAACTTTGACATCAACGACGACCCAGGGCTGTGGGAAGAGGTTCTACACCAGatcgatattgatatggataCAGACTGGATTGAGAATACGTTAAGGAAGTGATAAGACTCGACTTGATCAGGGTAAGCCAAAGACGAGCTCTGTGGAAATGGATATTGGACCAGAAGTGGACATGACCTAATGGAACTTGCGGTATTCAGCGTCAAACGTGTAACCTTTTCCTCGTAAAGCCCATGTTTTGGGCTTCAGTTCCTTTGAGTTACGAATACCAAAGGAAGCGCCTTGATAACAAAACAGAATTAATATGATGAGGTTTTCCTATTTATTGATTGTATATTAAGTACAGAAATCCTAGTCATAACCGACAGCCTCCCAACGCCGAAGCCAACGGACAGTTCCCCGTGATTCATGACTCAGTTCTGACGGCTATTCACCCGAAAAGCGACTTGAGTTACAACATCATCCAGGCATTTCGCAGGATTTGCTGGCATCTCCTTTGTCCTCCAGGCAATATATCCATCCGGTCGCAGGAGCGATGCGCCAGTGGCAGACACTCCCAGAGTCTCTTGGAAGCTCCCTTCGTCAGCAAACTGAACATCTCTTCCGATACAAACATGTTTTAACGTGACCGTGGATCCGAGATTCACCTGAGCCACAACGTTCCCCCATTCTGCCGACTCAGAGAGCAGTGTCCATGAATCCTCGCCCACCCGGTCTAAGATTGAAAAAGGGGTGCCATCTTGAATGACCCAGAAATGTGGCACATGAGTACCCGGCTGCCCTGCCCATTCGTCTGGCTTCAATGCTCGTGGGAGGTTATTGTCGACCCCTATAAAGCCATTTGATAGATACAGTTGTCCAAATTCCATCGCATCATCATCGAGCTTTTTACCGGCGGGCGTAGCCTTGTCCAAATGGACTTTGTAGTCGGCTCGGGCAAAGATCTGATCATGGCGAAGGAGGGCCACGGGACGCCGTTCCACATCGTACGTGTCTAAGAGTTCAGGGGATGACTTGCCCGATAGAACGGCCGCTAGCTTCCAGGCGAGGTTATCAACATCGTGTATTCCCGTGTTTgctccatatcctcctcggtTCGGTGGCAGCGTGTGTGCCGCATCACCAGCGAGAAAAACACGCCCCGACTGGAATGTGTCTGCGACAAGAGCTGCTAAGTCCCAGCGACCGGTCGTAATAATGTCAACCGATAAGTCCGATCTGCCGATGGCTTGGTTGATTGCCGAGCGAAGGGTGGGCTCATCGCGCTCCACGTCATCGTGGAACATCAATACCCACCGACCATCATTATAGGTCGTCATAAACGCTTTGAGATCCGGTTGATCGATGTTGAATTGGTGCACTCCCTGCATGTACTCCTCCAGGGGCGCGCGGAACAGTACGCTGCGCATGGTCTGCATATGGCCACGCCCGTTCCGTGGGATCTGAAGTAGCTCACGAATTGTGCTGCGACTGCCGTCTGCGGCGATGAGATACGAACCTTCGATTTGAATCTCCTTGCCCTGCGGATCAACCACTGTGACAATAACACTTGCCTGATTTTGCATCACGTTTTTTACCCAATGTTGGCGCCGGATGTCCACACCTCTGTCGATCGCTGTCACTTGGAGGATGGCTTCCAATTGATCCTGGGGCAAGGCCGCTCCGCGGGACGGCGAGTATTGTTTCTTCGGAGCAGGTACCTCCTGGCTTGACCTTTTGTTGGAGTTACCCGTGTCTGACCAGGAGGTGCTTTCAAACCATTTGCCTGTCATGCTCTCGACTCTCGCTCTCATCAGATTGAAGTCTTTGGGGACTTCCGGAATTTGGTCGGCGATGCCAAGCCAGCGATAGATTTCCAAGGTCCGCGATGTAAAGCCGATAGCACGTGGGTGCTTCGAGATGGCTGCATGTTTCTCTAGGACGATGGTGGGTACCCTGTGCTTGGATAGACACAGAGCGGCCGAAAGCCCGACCAGGCTGGCcccgacgatgatgacgggTTGGTGAACTGAAGTAGCCTGCATGATATTGAACAAAACTGAGTTCAGTTATATTTCGAGTGAAATGAGGAATTCAGTCTGTCTGAATGATGAAGTTTTCGATTGTCTTGTGTTTTGGATTGCATTCCACGATGGGGCTTTTTCATCTTATATGtttggatgaagagaggCTCGGGCCCGAGACGCACTAAAATGCTAGTGTTCGGGCCCGAAGAAGCTCCCGAGCTCGGAGGAATCTCAACGTCGGCCGACACCCTCTAGGCTTATGACAGCTTGATCAGCTCGTCCTTTTGTCCACTTACAAGCTTCTTTAATGCCTTGCTCCTGCATTCATCACAATCCACGTACTCCTTTAGGAGACCGCGCACCCAGCACTTTCCACTTTTCGCACTTGAATGGTCGACACTGTATTTCCAACGGACCAAGTAATTGTCTGGCCGCAGCTCCAGGCTTCCAACCCTCCTTGTCCCGCCTTTATCTTCTAGCACGACCAGAGCAAACGCCCAGACCTGGTTATCGTAGTAGTTATATTCCAGGGCTGCATGAGGGTCCAAATGTCGGAGAATGATTCCTTTCAACAGCAGAGAGTCCTTCGTCTGGAGCGTCGATGCAACTTCTTCGTCGACCAGATCGATCTCAATCAAAATCTGGTATTCATTGTCGTTCAACACAGCACACCAGGACATAGGTGCAAGATGCGCAGCATGACCAGCAAAATTATCCTCGCTTTCTTTTAACCCTTGGCAGACAGTCAGTGGAACTGTCGGTGCCTGGATATACAACTCGGGCGGTAGGGATTTTAAATCCCCGTAAAGGTCCCAGTGAATCATGTTACACATGGCCTCCCAGTCTACCAAGACCTGCTTCATTTTCACCGACAGCTTCACCTTAGTCAAGCTTCTCCCAGTGAGCCCAATATGAGCCAGTGGTTGAGCAGAGCCCTCATAGACAGCTTGCCAGCCAGCCCATGACCAACTAGGGAACTCAGCTCTGCGCGGCCCAGGCCCCTTCGTCTTCCAGCATAAATTCACCAGGAAAGCTTCCATCAGCGGCCACCTCCGACTGGGATCACGACCCATGGCCTTGCGATGGATGACCAACGGTCCTAGAATCGGAATGCCAAAGTAGTGGTTCATTCGATACGGCCCATTTCCGCAACGCTTCAACAACCCCAATGTTCCGTTAATCGCGTCGGACTGATAGGTCAACTTCCGAGCTGTGTATTGTGCAAGAAGCTGGTGAATAGCCCCCTCGTTCTGCCATACCTTGTCGTACATGTTCAGCAACGGACAATTTGCGTCGGCTCCTAGCCCACCGTCAGGGAACATCTCGCAGGACGTCTTCCACCAGCGTTCCAGGTTTGTCTGCTCTGTGTTCGAGCGCTGGAAGAAGACTTGCTCATCGGTGAATGCGATCCAGTTCCAAGAAAAGACCCCTTCTTGGTATGTCCAGGCGCGAGTCATCCATGCGCTTTCTCGAACTAGTTTTCGCGGGTCAGTCATAGAATACCAAAGCGTGTAGTCGCCAATTTTGATGCGAGGCTGCTTGATTCGATGTCGGGAGCTGACGCCGGGTAGTCCGTAGTCCCCGTCTGAGCCAGCTGCTCCGATAATAGTTATAAGTGCGTGGCGATAAATGTCGGCCATCTGGTTGAGCTGTGCTTGGAACTCGGCCTTTTTGCTCTGATCTAAACAGTACCTGTCCACCCAGAGATACTGCAGGCCGAGCTCTCTTACCACAGTCATGGCATCCTCGACTATACGTGGAAGGTGATGAGGCAGAGAGTCGCCTTTGGGAGCCTCTTGCGCTGCTGTCTGACCCCAGACGTAACTGAGAGCCACATAGTCGCAAGGACCACACACTGGGACAATTTCTCGCTTGTGGCAGTCGATTACTGAGACGGGCAGCACgtcactttcttctcttggaATTTTCTGAATCATGTTGTACCATTTCCTCAGCGTTCTGTATCTGACCCTTTCATGGTTGATGAGGACTGGCGTTTCTGGCGCTTTGCTATAGTTCACAAAGGGTAGTTCGCTAATTGTCGGCCTGTCACGATGCGTTTGAACTAATAGAGCCGTTCTTAGGGCTTTGTCTGGTTCACTAAGTGACGTGCTGTTTCTCGAGCCGTTTCTACTACTTTGCCGGGCACGATATATCCATATTTCTGAGCAAGTATCCCGTTCTTCGGGTGGGACCATGTCCAGGAAGAAGTTGCAAAGAGGACATGTCGACCACTCTGGAGTCCGGTGAAGGACGAGACTTGGATCTGGCTCAACGAGTCCATAGTCATTGGTTACTTCTTGGAAGAGGTCATCCAGGCTTATGGTCTGACATCTTGAGCACAGGGTTGGCTGCCGTTCGTTTGCCATCATGagcgatatatatatatttagctATAGAGGCAGAATATGAGACTGACATGTCTTTGAGTTCTCAATATATGGGGTGCGCATAGTTTTTTGTATTTAGTAACTAAGGTCATTGTGGGGAGAAATCACaatatatcatatcatctcTTGACCCTGGAA
This window of the Aspergillus oryzae RIB40 DNA, chromosome 8 genome carries:
- a CDS encoding fungal specific transcription factor domain-containing protein (predicted protein) gives rise to the protein MTARPLVFYVIQRRLDAEARGSATEDWKDGLSQNTVAVIDSCITAARATTVIMDAAAKHNLVATYGYLDGEYIFSAALLLVMVNAAFPHNETNARAMETALSLLRGMADRGNTYLGSRHSLLLELQSAIGPNRTRGEDAVLKAPVTPDSTQQPTPSTNVVEEQPPAVSPWPLEQDLPTMRDITFNFDINDDPGLWEEVLHQIDIDMDTDWIENTLRK
- a CDS encoding uncharacterized protein (2-polyprenyl-6-methoxyphenol hydroxylase and related FAD-dependent oxidoreductases) is translated as MIQKIPREESDVLPVSVIDCHKREIVPVCGPCDYVALSYVWGQTAAQEAPKGDSLPHHLPRIVEDAMTVVRELGLQYLWVDRYCLDQSKKAEFQAQLNQMADIYRHALITIIGAAGSDGDYGLPGVSSRHRIKQPRIKIGDYTLWYSMTDPRKLVRESAWMTRAWTYQEGVFSWNWIAFTDEQVFFQRSNTEQTNLERWWKTSCEMFPDGGLGADANCPLLNMYDKVWQNEGAIHQLLAQYTARKLTYQSDAINGTLGLLKRCGNGPYRMNHYFGIPILGPLVIHRKAMGRDPSRRWPLMEAFLVNLCWKTKGPGPRRAEFPSWSWAGWQAVYEGSAQPLAHIGLTGRSLTKVKLSVKMKQVLVDWEAMCNMIHWDLYGDLKSLPPELYIQAPTVPLTVCQGLKESEDNFAGHAAHLAPMSWCAVLNDNEYQILIEIDLVDEEVASTLQTKDSLLLKGIILRHLDPHAALEYNYYDNQVWAFALVVLEDKGGTRRVGSLELRPDNYLVRWKYSVDHSSAKSGKCWVRGLLKEVSADVEIPPSSGASSGPNTSILATSVHQPVIIVGASLVGLSAALCLSKHRVPTIVLEKHAAISKHPRAIGFTSRTLEIYRWLGIADQIPEVPKDFNLMRARVESMTGKWFESTSWSDTGNSNKRSSQEVPAPKKQYSPSRGAALPQDQLEAILQVTAIDRGVDIRRQHWVKNVMQNQASVIVTVVDPQGKEIQIEGSYLIAADGSRSTIRELLQIPRNGRGHMQTMRSVLFRAPLEEYMQGVHQFNIDQPDLKAFMTTYNDGRWVLMFHDDVERDEPTLRSAINQAIGRSDLSVDIITTGRWDLAALVADTFQSGRVFLAGDAAHTLPPNRGGYGANTGIHDVDNLAWKLAAVLSGKSSPELLDTYDVERRPVALLRHDQIFARADYKVHLDKATPAGKKLDDDAMEFGQLYLSNGFIGVDNNLPRALKPDEWAGQPGTHVPHFWVIQDGTPFSILDRVGEDSWTLLSESAEWGNVVAQFADEGSFQETLGVSATGASLLRPDGYIAWRTKEMPANPAKCLDDVVTQVAFRVNSRQN